A DNA window from Ficedula albicollis isolate OC2 chromosome 1, FicAlb1.5, whole genome shotgun sequence contains the following coding sequences:
- the TAB3 gene encoding TGF-beta-activated kinase 1 and MAP3K7-binding protein 3, with protein sequence MAQGSQQLDVQVLHDLRQRFPEIPEGVVSQCMLQNNNNLDACCRALAQESSKYLYMEYHSPDDSRMNRNSLLHINLGIHPHSSYHAGDGAQLNGGRTLVHSSSDGHIDPQRTAGKQLICLVQEPHSAPAVVAASPSYNPFFMNDQNRNAATPPPQPPPQPSSIQPGMNTSAMQGPPTYMHIPRYSTNPITVTVSQNLPSGQSVPRALQILPQIPSNLYGTPGSIYIRQTSQSSSGRQTPQNTQWHSSPQGPVPHYTPRPLPVYPHQQNYQPSQYSPKQPQIPQSAFRSPPASQCPSPFGSPQHQVQPPQLSHQSSHVFMPPSPSTVPPHPYQQASQTFQKQGGHSVSYLPPFAGPSLSKGSMNKIEITVEPPQRPGTAMNRSPSPISNQPSQRNQHPLYAPTTPPSSSPSRGMSGQPKPPFSVNPVYITYTQPTGPAGAPTQSPRVMVSSQPNPTIFKITVGRAPTENLLNLVDQEERSAAPEPIQPISVIPGSGGEKGSHKYQRSSSSGSDDYAYTQALLLHQRARMERLAKELKLEKEELERLKTEVNGMEHDLMQRRLRRVSCTTAIPTPEEMTRLRSLNRQLQINVDCTLKEVDLLQSRGNFDPKATCNFYDNIEPGPVVPPKPYKKEHQNSSKQTPRTQPRDEDFEGAPWNCGSCTFLNHPALNRCEQCEMPRYT encoded by the exons ATGGcgcagggcagccagcagcttgACGTGCAGGTACTCCATGATCTCCGGCAGCGTTTCCCTGAGATACCTGAAGGGGTGGTATCTCAGTGCATGCTTCAG AACAACAACAACCTCGATGCCTGTTGTcgagccctggcacaggagagcagcaagtATTTGTATATGGAGTACCACAGCCCTGATGACAGCAGAATGAATAGAAATAGCCTTTTGCACATTAATCTGGGTATTCATCCTCACAGCAGCTATCATGCGGGGGATGGAGCTCAGCTGAATGGTGGTCGTACACTGGTACACAGCTCGAGCGATGGACACATTGACCCGCAGCGCACGGCAGGTAAACAGCTGATATGCTTAGTTCAAGAACCACATTCTGCTCCTGCCGTGGTGGCAGCTTCTCCTAGTTACAATCCATTTTTCATGAATGACCAGAATAGAAATGCAGCTACTCCTCCTCCACAGCCACCTCCACAGCCATCTTCCATACAACCAGGAATGAACACGTCTGCTATGCAAGGCCCTCCCACGTATATGCACATACCTCGGTACAGTACAAATCCCATTACTGTTACAGTATCACAAAACCTCCCCTCTGGACAGAGTGTACCCAGAGCTCTACAAATTCTTCCACAGATTCCAAGCAATCTTTATGGGACTCCTGGCTCTATTTATATTAGACAAACATCTCAAAGTTCTTCAGGACGACAGACTCCTCAGAATACACAGTGGCATTCATCGCCACAGGGCCCAGTTCCACATTATACTCCTCGTCCTCTACCTGTATACCCACATCAACAGAACTACCAACCTTCTCAGTATTCTCCAAAACAACCCCAGATCCCTCAGTCGGCTTTTCGATCACCACCGgcatcccagtgtccctctCCCTTCGGCTCTCCTCAACACCAAGTTCAACCTCCTCAGTTGAGTCACCAGAGTTCACATGTTTTCATGCCTCCTAGTCCTTCCACTGTTCCACCCCATCCATATCAGCAAGCATCCCAGACTTTTCAAAAGCAAGGTGGTCACTCTGTATCGTACCTTCCTCCTTTTGCTGGACCTAGTTTATCCAAAGGTTCCatgaataaaatagaaattacagTTGAGCCACCACAAAGACCTGGGACTGCAATGAACAGAAGCCCTTCGCCAATAAGTAATCAACCATCTCAACGAAACCAGCACCCGCTGTATGCACCCACTACTCCTCCTTCGAGCTCTCCATCCAGAGGTATGTCGGGACAGCCCAAACCTCCATTTAGTGTTAATCCAGTATATATTACCTACACTCAGCCAACTGGACCTGCAGGTGCACCAACACAGTCTCCTCGGGTAATGGTATCTTCTCAGCCAAACCcaaccatttttaaaatcacagtaGGTCGAGCACCGACTGAGAATCTTTTAAATTTAGTGGACCAAGAAGAGCGTTCTGCAGCACCAGAACCTATTCAGCCTATTTCTGTAATCCCAGGatctggaggagaaaaaggaagccATAAGTATCAGAGAAGTTCTAGTTCTGGATCAGACGACTATGCTTACACTCAAG CCTTGCTGTTACATCAACGAGCAAGGATGGAGAGATTAGCAAAGGAACTGAAGCTTGAGAAAGAAGAGCTTGAACGTCTGAAGACTGAAGTCAACGGTATGGAGCATGATCTGATGCAGAGGCGGCTTCGAAGAGTCAGCTGTACAACTGCAATTCCAACA CCTGAGGAAATGACCAGATTGAGAAGCCTCAACAGACAACTCCAGATAAATGTTGACTGTACACTGAAAGAAGTTGATCTCCTTCAATCTAGAG GAAACTTTGATCCGAAAGCCACATGTAACTTCTATGATAACATAGAGCCTGGTCCTGTTGTGCCACCAAAGCCATATAAAAAAG AGCATCAAAACAGCTCCAAACAGACTCCACGGACTCAGCCAAGAGATGAAGACTTTGAAGGGGCCCCATGGAATTGTGGTAGCTGCACCTTTCTAAATCACCCAGCACTAAATCGCTGTGAGCAGTGTGAAATGCCACGATACACCTGA